The Aedes albopictus strain Foshan unplaced genomic scaffold, AalbF5 HiC_scaffold_424, whole genome shotgun sequence genomic interval agtgaactaatgaatgAACTTTTGGTCTCAATCGTCAATAGACAAGTTCAGAGCGCATGTAGCTGGTGGTGATGTCATTTTTTCCGCAATGTAGGTGCATATTAAATATTTTCTGCATTCAATTTCAAGTACCTCACGGTGGAGGTGAAAATGTCTGCCAAGATTTTTCAGTATCAGAATATTCATTCTTAAGCCGAGTGAATTTAAATCAGTCcattgcccattgcacggtgacgtcatcaagaaatcgctctctttctctcctacgggaaattagaaaacaacaggaccaacacctgtcaaatttgacaggtactggtcctgttgttttcaaactctctgaaggagcaaaagagatagaatttcgccgtgaagtgGTCTATAGGGCAGATGTAGTGGTTTACCTTGCATGAATGAGGGTTAACCATCTGTCAAGAAATAGTAGACTTCCCATGAGTAATCTACTTTTCCTCAATGACAAGTTCATTAGCGTTCATCCagttattctcttctattctatggacttatccatcgttgaactgaattcactcggtccgagaattttgacactagagcaggGCCAATTCCAATAAGAAAAGTTAGaatctgattggaaatggccctTCTCTAGTGTCAGAATTCTAGGACCAAGTGAATTCAGTTCACCGATATATGAGTCCATTAAGCGCGACAGTTACGACGAATAAGTTCATAGCGGTGAATACCTGTGCAATGAAAACAACACGAATCTTTGGGTATGGATGAAGTTTCCAATCAACGAAGATCCATGTCCAAAGTGCCTTACATAACTGCAAACAATTTAAGTTACAAAATTCCCCGAAACACGCGCCCCGAGCAATTAACACCTCCCAGCAGACACGGTAGTGAACCCCAGAGTTCATTGTTCCTTATCCCCTCTCGCTATGGGTCGCTCACATTGCGCCCGCGACCAAGCCAGACAGTCGGGCGCTGCACTTGCGCGCCCAACCTGTCTCGGACCCGGTAACGATTCCAGTTGCAGCAGGTTGCACCGCGCGCAGGCACGCGGACACCGATTAGGAGTTCTCGTGCTCCCAATATCTTCGAAGCTGGCTCGGGCCGAATCGCAACGTGGAAGTGTTTCAATACCTAGGTATACATATATATGGAATAATCGTTTTAGCTATTGTTGTTGTTAACTGCTGCTGATGTTGCTGTTGGTGGTGCAGTTGCTGCCATTTAGTGGTTAGTTTTCGCGCCGCTTCACGTTCATTAATTTTTATTATCAAGTCCATGTGCAAAAGTGGCGTGGCGCGCGGAACTTAGTTCCATTGCACCCGCCGCGCCGCCGAGAGCCTCGCTGACTTGCTACTACTAGCTAATGGTGAGGGATGGTATGGGTAGAAATTTGAGACTTTCTCGACGGTTGGTTGCACTTGGCACATTCGAGCCTTCGAGGGAGGAGGATTGTGCATTTTTAAGCTGgcgttcaattattttctttccaCCCAGGCGTGGTGGGATTTGGGCGGTTGATGCCGTTGAACGCAATGCACTGAGAAAAATTTGGTGTTAGGAGTTACTAGAAATCCTATATGGATTTGATCCATCAATGTATGCACTTATAACAATGATATTTGAAGGTTTCATGGCTATCATGTGCATTGTACTAAGTGCAAATCTTGTAAATTGAAATTGATTTGGAAGATTCTCTTGATCTTCATTTATAAATTATTCATACAGTTATTGTTTTAAACCCTATTCGTTCAACTGTTTGTAAACATATACAGATTCttgaataaaacacattttgctgTAACTTTCCTAACAgggttaaggtcccattagacatgacaaatatttggccaaacaagcccaacgaATGACCAACACCACgtaaatcatagcaaccttggatgaatgtcgggcttcaatggcaaatatttgtcataatgacaaacagtctaatggcacctttacgTAATCAAAATGCTACACTTAATGAAATTCACCCAAATTGTCAAAGCAGAAAATTAACACCATTTTTGTAGTGAAATTAGAGCGCAAATTTTTCACAGTGTAGCTCGGTAAATGCAATCAGCTGGAGAAATGAATCTCCAGCGAATCTCGCACACGCGTCGCTGGGGAAAATGACCGCTAATTTAGTGTGACATGGCTTGATGCCCAGgcggattgaattttttttttcgaagcttTCTCGCATCGAATTTCGGCAATTTTTCTGATTTCGAATACAGTCAgcgccgtcatcgtcgtcgtctccATAAGTAATTGCCTTTTCCCTTTTTCCAATCAGTCGAATTGATTGGTGTCGTCACGGTCAGTAGTGGTAGGAAGTGGTGGTGCGGTCGGCGGCAAGCCGGAAAATCCGAAAAAATGTGCATATTCATTTGATGGGTCTCTATGAATCAATTTTGTGGCAATTTGGGAGCTGGTGAACAGCGAAGATCATTGACGCGAGGCGGGAAAAATGGAAAATGTGCGAAACACTAACGTCAACGAACGATGGTCGATCACGTGTTATCAAATCGGGTGCAATTGGACGGGGTTGGGGCAATTGCTTCATATCATTGACATCAAGGTGTGCAATTATTACGAATGTTCAAAATACGTGGTGGCTCAAAATATCTTGTTTCAAACCTCCAAGCTTTAAAAAACTTTAATGTTATACTTTTTCAAATTGAAACCAAACAATGTTTGCAAGACAGGTACGACAGGTCTCCATTGTTTTGGATCCTTTTCCCGGTATTGTTGTATTGAGTCCATCGAGAGATTTTCCCCAGAGTTCTTCCTGCGtttaactcgaaaaaaaaaacccgtgTGATTTCATCGAGGATTCATCCCAGGATCTCTACATGAATTTCTCTCAggtgtttcagggatttccccaaaaGACCatcccgggatttcctccagagattctacaggagttattcctgggatatcGCCTAGAACACCTCCGAAGATGCCTTTAGgagtttttcacatttttttttctgcaggagCTGTACCCGGGTTTTCATGTGGAGTTTTTTCagcagttcttcaagaaattcccgtGAGCTTTTCCCaacaatttctacaggagtttcttctgagatattTCTTGAAAgttctcgcgggatttctcttgaagagattctcccgagatttctcttcgaagaattcctctggTGTTGCTtttgggatgtctctcagagttcttCAGAATTTATCCTGCACTTCCCACAAGATTTTTTCGAGGGTTTTGGCGGAGTTTCTTTTgtgatttctgaaagagttaTTGCTGatgtttcttaaaatttctttcgTATGTGTTTCCAGCATTTTCCTCATAGTTTTTCACAGGGTTTCCAGCAGTAATACTCCTGAGACtagttttagagatttctccgagaTTGCCAATGTCGAGTTCTGATTTTTCTTTCCCAAATCTTTTCCGGAAGTTGTACTAAAATACtgaaaattccttttgggatttctccccaAAGGATTTGTAATATAGGTTTttgtttccagaagttttttctcaTCCCGGAAAATTATATTAACCTCGCGGCAgttgcgcggttggctacctccagcagcaccacgctaatgctgagtaccagaagcggggttttttttttcaaacgtgttgtacaaaatacaacagcgcgattgctcgagggttaaagtccTGAAGTAACTTTGTATAACTTTTTAAAGCATCcggcgagaaactctggaagcatatctgaaaaacctctggaagaagatCCGGGAGGTGCTCCTGCAGAAACCCCgtgaaaaacttctgcagaaattctgggagaGAGCTACAACTCTTCGAGATTCCGGAGGAAACGCCGGAAAAATCTCGGAAGTAACTCTGGGAGCgaataaaaaaaactgctggagaaatgaaaaaaaaactcgggtaAATCTTCAGTAAATAAACCTTCAAAGAAGAACTCGCTGgaaaaattttgtgagaaatttaagaattttatgaaaaagaaTTCGATAGAAATCCAagagcaatcccggaaggaattcaaacAAGAATCTTGAATaaaattccaagagtaatcccTAGAAGAGCTTAGGAACGAACTATTCATaaatttttagtaaattctttaaaaatctctgaaggcCAGTTGTAATTAAATGTTGCTTCAGAAAATTACTGAATACTATTCTGGTGTTACTTGGAGAGCATTTCTCACAGAAACTCGCCTGCACCCAAAATAtatattttaaataaaaaagGTTGTAGTTTGCATATTCCGGGAAAAGATTGATTGATGACAATTTTTCAGTAAGCTCTCTATTCATAAGTGTTCAAAAGAAATGCCATAGAAAGTAGCAAAGATAGTTTGTTTTTAGAAGCACTTTAGAGTGCCGCtgaagttgatcaccaaacgTCAATCGTTTTACAAATAAACATAAATTGAAGGTTAATTCAGAAAACAGGTCAAGGTCACATAGGCATTGACCGCAAAATAATCTACGTTCAAGGTTTTACCTatttaaaaacaataataaaTAGCATTAAAGGCACAGTTTTTCAAAAGGACCTATCTGACTTCAGGGATTACCTGTTCTTTAAATTGTTCTTAGTTATTGAAACTCTTATTACATACTTGAATGAAAATCTTTCAAACACGGCTTATAAGAcaacaaaaacaaaagaaaatatctCTATTTTTGTCAGACAGGTCAATTTAAAACTATATGCGAGGTTGCTTCCGGAACCAAATTCCTCACGCAGGCCAGTTCCTTCAATAACAGATCAGCAGCAGTGACCACTAAATGACAGCAGCATATTCCATTGTATATTCAAATTTAAACGCCTAGGAGGCACTAGAAACCTAAACTCTAATCACTTAGCACTAGAGACTATCATTCGTGATGCGCACTTTTGACTCCTCCCACAATTTAACAAACTACCTACATATATGTATGTGtgatgtgtatgtgtgtatcgCTGTAACAACTAGTAATGCGCGAACAGTTTTTCTTTTGAATAAATACGAGGGGTTTTACAGTAAATAACTAACCATTGTCACGAGATACAAGGTCGATGATAATAAAGTAACAGCGATGAAAAAGTACAACGAAACAAAAAAGTCCTAACCTAAATAAAAATAGAAATCTTTCAAGATTCTCGTCACGCACAAACGACAAACCATCGCAAACATACGGCTCACCACAAGAACGCCCCATGTGCACACTCTCACTCTCTGCTGCGCGCATTCCTCATCCGATTGCGTCGCGACGTCCTTTTCCGCAGCACCTACTATCCGCGATCGCGCACCCATGATTCAAAACGCGCTGCGCTGCGACGCAAAGCCAACAACGATCGCGCATCGCAGCCTACACAGCCGCGCACACCGCAACGAAGCGGCGCCCATCGCCCATTCATCAAAACCATTCGCTTCGGTTGCTGACTCGCGGTCGGGTCGGACGGATCGAAACTCGCGAAGGTaatgcaaaataaaaacaaaaaagtctgTGCTCGTGGTGATCGGGCGACGATCGCGCCGGTGCTGTGAGCTGCGCAGCTGCTGCACCTCTCCTAAGTCAAAGTCAAAGCCAGTCCCAGTCCGTGTGTGGTGGTGGCGGCTGCTGAAGATCGGAACAGCAACTCAACCTCGTCGGCAGCCACCAGACCACCAGTTGTCTTTCTCTTTGCTCTTGGAGGCGCTTGGCCTAAGCTCACGTGCCACGCCAGGCTGTCTGCCTCTTCCGTCGCGTCGTGCGTTGCTCACTCATGCCGCTGCTACCGCGATCTGGCAGCAACATTCTCGGGTCGAAACCAGACAGCCAGCGAAGCCGAGAGCACGTTTTTATCTGCAGACCTGACCGGGCTCAATGCACATTGGCGTAGTTGGGGAGGTCATTGAAGGAAAAGGAACTCTTCAATGATCTTTCTCTTACAATTAGATAACCAATAATTGTAGAAAAACTAACTTTAGAAGTCTAAGATAATCGATCAAGCGTCAAAATAAAACAAAGATAATTCTACGATATCTGATTTTAAGGAGTTATTTGAACTTGATCAATTTATCTTAGAAGGTATGTGAATCACCTGAGAAGTAATCAAGTGGCAACTCTAAAGCAACTACTTGAAGAAGAATGATGGGTTAGCTGATGACCTCATCTATTAGAAAAAGAGCATTCAAATTGTACTCTCAAAATGTTAGGTAAACAAGCAGCTGCCACAAAATGTTTCCATACGTAATGTCAACTCGAATTAAATCAAGCTTCTCAGTGAATCCGGTGAATCCCTTCTTAAAACTGAGCTGACAAAAACACCCGCTTTCTTCGCGTAATAAATTTTGCACAAGGACCGCTCGACATTGAAAAGATCAAAATAACCCCTCTCCTTCGACGGGCGCCCCCATCTACGCCAATGCCGACTAACGCTCGTAAACTGGCATTACCCGCGTTGTACATACAACTGTAGCACTGACTACAGCTATGCCTGTGTGTGCGTAGGTAGCGGTATAGATGAATAAGCACTCGATTGTTGACTTTGTGCAATTATTCACGATCGCCGCGCACCGCCGCAGCTCTTCCTCATTCTTCGGCATACTGCGCTGCGTACACATAGCGATGCACTGCGATCGAGAGCTGCATTGGTGCGCGAAAAGCGTGAGAAAAATAACCCGCGGACGTATAGCGAAAGTTTTGAACCACGATGCAAATTCGCGCGACGATCGCGTGCACGCGTGTGTTCTATGTGGGAGCCTCTCTTCATTCATACGCGCGATCGTTCAATTTTGTGTGTATGTTGTCTGTTGTATAAAAGCAAAATACTTAAGGACGAAATACTCTTAAATTAGAAGCAAAATGTGACCTAACCGAACCTTATTCGTCTCTTGCGTGCTATGCAGCGTGGGACGGGATCAATCTATCGCTATTTCTGCGTCGCATTCTCACCTGGGGTGTTCTCCTACTGGGCTGGGGGGACAATTTGTCCGACGCGACGAGTTCGCGAACCGAAGCCCCGGCTGCCGTCCGGTCCTATCGGGGTACGAACCACAGTTTCGGTGTTCTGTCCATGCTGCTGACACTGCATCTGTACGGCGCTGTTAGACCGGGACCGTGGTCCTCCCACCGAGTACTCCGAATCGATCGAGATGCGGCGATCGTAGCCCGAATCGGTCGAAATACGGCGCCCGTTGTAGTACTCGGAGCTGCTGGACAGCTTTCTCAGCGGGTCGAAACCGTTGGAATACTTCCTCGGCGAAATGTTGGGGCTTTCGTAGTTCATCGGTCCGTTGGAAAACTTCCGCTCAAAGTTGGATTCCATAGAAATGCGACGCTGTGGAGGCATGCCCATTTCCGGGGAATTCGTAAACTTACGCTCAAAGTTGGAGCCCACCGAGAATTTGCGGTTGCTATGGTCCGAGCACTGTGATATACGGCGGTAGACATCCGAACACTGAGACATGCGACGTGAGCACGAGCAGAAGTCAGAACAGTTAGATGATCTTCGCGATGGCACTTCGGAGCAGTTGGACGTACGCCGGGACATGCTATCTGCCATGGACGAACATTGAGAAGTTCGCCTGGACATTTCACCACAGCTAGAATATCCTTCCGAGCAGCTGGAATACTTGCGCGACGGATCATTGCCGCCCATGGTGAATCCACTAGGACGGCGATTGAAATAATCAAAGTTTTCATTTCCGTACGAATACTTTCTCTGCTGGGGCGACTGCGGCATGAACATCGGTTGCTGCGGCATTTGCTGCTGTGGTTGTAGCGGAATCATCTGAGGCGGCATGGGTGGCTGCTCATGGTGCATTGGTGGTGGTGGTTGCGAGACCATCTGTTGATAGATTTGCTGCATTTCTGACTTGGGATAGAAACCACCTGATCCACGTCGCATTTTGTACCGATCAAAAGTTTCGCCTCCACGGCTACGCTCGATGTCGTGACCAGCAACGTATTTGTAGTTTTCGACGAATTTGGTTACGTTGGCCTTTTTGCCAGTCTTCTTCTTGGGTGCGACTAGTTCAAGGACTATGAACTCGTCCATGTTCTGGGCTCGACGAGCAGATGAAGATTCGGTAAACTCAATCAGAGCACACTCGTTTTGCTGCAGCTCTGGGTGTTTGTTGATGAACTGGCGGACATCAGCTGGGATAGGGCCGCCTGGACGAAGAACGCGGATCAACGAAATCTCACCACATTTCGAGAAAAGTTCCGAAACTTTCTCCACCGTATATTTATCATATGGCAATCCGGTGGCAACGACCGTGCGCGATGGGGTTGTTTCATCATATACCGGAAGCGCCTCCAGTCGTCGAATTTTCGTTCCCAAATCATTAAGCTCAATTTTGACGCTCTTGCGTTTGATGGCATCGCCAACGACTCGCCAATCTTTCGTCAGTTGGCGGACACGCTTGAAGCTTGAAACCAGCTTCAAACTAACGAATCCTTCTTTGTTGCGACGAACATGTTTCAACAAGAATGCATCCTTCAGGATGTTCTCGTTGGAGAAGTAAAATTCGACTTGCTCAATGATCTTTTCGCACATTTCGTCGTCAGGAACTTCAAATGCCTCATCTTCGTTGGGTGCATTTTCGTCCAGTTTCTTGGCAACATCGCAGCCGGAGTCTTTTGCTGCATCATCCGAGGATCCAGCTCCAGCATCTTCTGGAGGATTCTGGGACTCTGTTGAATTTCTTCTATCGAACGAGAGTGATACGTCGCTGTCGATAGAACTAATTGAATCCTTCGTGTCTGAATGGGACATTTTGACTGACGGTGGGGCTTGTCCCATATGGTCATTTTCCTCCAAATACAACTCATCATCCTCTTCCTCATCATCATCCAGATCATAATCGTGGATCTCATCATGTCcatggtgatggtgatgatggtgGTAGTGATGCTGGGGTGCTGGGTCTTCTCGCAACAGCTCCTGATGCTGTAAGAACGTGTGATTATCGGTCATCAAAGGTGAAAGAGTGTCAGGCTCCTCCGCATCGACCGTATCGTCCAGTTCTAAGGCTTCTAGAGCCTCCTGAATTGTTTCCTTGATGATTGTCTCACTCTTCTCAGCAATCGTAATCGGAGCTGAGCACTTAACTTCGGCTGATGGCTGGGGCTGCTGGGGTTTTTCGGTGCATTTCTTTGCTTCCTCAACGTCCGTGCCCGCAACATTGGCGGGTTTGCCACTCAGAGCAGCACTTTCACTTTCTTCTTTTTCCATAGGAAGCATATCAGTCATAGTGGCGGTTTCCACCTTTTCAACAATTCTTGCATTACCACTGCTATTTGCCACGCTGGTTGGCTCCACAGCCGTGACTGCTGGCGCCGCTCCCTCCTCCATCTCTGGTTTGTTGGCAACTGACGGCGGTGGGGTGACCAGCGGTACTGATTCACCAGTCGGGGTACTTACTGAAGACATGTttctgcttgcttgcttgcttgctattCTTCCCTAGCAAACACCTTGTTGGGCTGCCGTGCAGCGCTGATACGTATATACTCTAGTTTTTTGATTGCTATATCGTAAAGTTAGCTATCTAATATGGCTTCGTTTATTTCTGAGTAAAAGTATAGTTATCTACTTTTGCAGTGGTTCCGTTGTTTCTTCTTTCCTGTGTGTTCCTGCTGCTTATCAACCTTCTTCGTTTTGTTCCGAACGATTTTTAAAATTAACAACGTAGAAATAAATTAAATATTTCTGCACAGCCGATTATCACTGGGGTGGGTGAATTAATTTTTCCAATTTCGCTCTCGCACGAAACAATACTCCAATACTGTTATAGACGTTTTCCATGCATTAAATTCGCTACGACTTCAAGCACTATTTTTCCGTTTTCCTCCTTCTGCTTTCTTCGCACCGATGATTTTTTCCTCTTGGCTGAATTCATTCACCAatagtgctgctgctgctgtggttGATGCAATGGAGCAGTCGTAGTCGTTTttcgtttttgttgttgttgttgctgcttgcGTGTGGTTGCTTTTTCTTTTCGTTCCGCACTCTTCTACATTCGTCAAAGTCTTTCCCGTGGTTCGTCGTGATGCTCGGTTTAGGGTACTTTCACAATTACACTTACTTTTTTCTGCACCACACACGTGCGCGGGTACTGTCCGAACGCAGGAGAAGACGTGGATTGGGCGGATGGAGGAGAAGCAAATTCGGTTCAGTGCCTCAGTTTTTTCCTCCTTTCAAGTTTCGAGCTCCACTATATACTTCTTCTGCTGTACACAATTTCTTCTTGCATGCACTGTTGCAACTAACAATTGATTTGAATTATCGTTGATTAGAGTGAAATGGCT includes:
- the LOC109399518 gene encoding uncharacterized protein LOC109399518; this encodes MSSVSTPTGESVPLVTPPPSVANKPEMEEGAAPAVTAVEPTSVANSSGNARIVEKVETATMTDMLPMEKEESESAALSGKPANVAGTDVEEAKKCTEKPQQPQPSAEVKCSAPITIAEKSETIIKETIQEALEALELDDTVDAEEPDTLSPLMTDNHTFLQHQELLREDPAPQHHYHHHHHHHGHDEIHDYDLDDDEEEDDELYLEENDHMGQAPPSVKMSHSDTKDSISSIDSDVSLSFDRRNSTESQNPPEDAGAGSSDDAAKDSGCDVAKKLDENAPNEDEAFEVPDDEMCEKIIEQVEFYFSNENILKDAFLLKHVRRNKEGFVSLKLVSSFKRVRQLTKDWRVVGDAIKRKSVKIELNDLGTKIRRLEALPVYDETTPSRTVVATGLPYDKYTVEKVSELFSKCGEISLIRVLRPGGPIPADVRQFINKHPELQQNECALIEFTESSSARRAQNMDEFIVLELVAPKKKTGKKANVTKFVENYKYVAGHDIERSRGGETFDRYKMRRGSGGFYPKSEMQQIYQQMVSQPPPPMHHEQPPMPPQMIPLQPQQQMPQQPMFMPQSPQQRKYSYGNENFDYFNRRPSGFTMGGNDPSRKYSSCSEGYSSCGEMSRRTSQCSSMADSMSRRTSNCSEVPSRRSSNCSDFCSCSRRMSQCSDVYRRISQCSDHSNRKFSVGSNFERKFTNSPEMGMPPQRRISMESNFERKFSNGPMNYESPNISPRKYSNGFDPLRKLSSSSEYYNGRRISTDSGYDRRISIDSEYSVGGPRSRSNSAVQMQCQQHGQNTETVVRTPIGPDGSRGFGSRTRRVGQIVPPAQ